A single Argentina anserina chromosome 7, drPotAnse1.1, whole genome shotgun sequence DNA region contains:
- the LOC126802371 gene encoding putative ABC1 protein At2g40090 → MATRSLWRAKLALSATALFGGAAAATITTSEDPSMTMKLYSTVPARLFRDSVTAAAIAFDYEYSLWGLAEGSSERLKAKHEVHLRSARKLQELCFKNGGIYIKLGQHIGQLEYLVPEEYVHTMRESMLNKCPVSSYEQVCEVIEKELGDKPEKIFSEFDPVPIASASLAQVHVARTHDGKKVAVKVQHTHMTDTAAADCATVDVIVNTLHRVFPSFDYRWLIVEMRESLPKELDFLNEAKNSEKCLHNFLKLSPRIAAYVYAPKVYWNLSTSKLLTMEFIDGAHVNDVKTLKKLGIRPDEVARLVSETFADMMFKHGFVHCDPHAANLIVRPLPSSRRSILGKRKPQLVLLDHGLYKELDDETRTNYAELWKGLIFSDANAIKKYSAKLGAGEDLYALFAGILTMRPWNRVIDTSVDHLVIQGNDSDRSELQMYASQYFPQITELLRRLPRVILLMLKTNDCLRSVSNALLQEPSLETFMIVGRISSEAIIEAKLQKRSIFSWLSACLDEMRLEARLFIMRVALWFLRLRRLSWQLALK, encoded by the exons ATGGCCACGCGATCCTTATGGCGCGCAAAGCTTGCTTTGTCCGCAACCGCCCTCTTCGGCGGCGCTGCCGCGGCGACAATCACCACCTCCGAAGACCCCTCCATGACTATGAAGCTCTACTCCACCGTCCCCGCCCGCCTCTTCCGCGACTCCGTCACAGCCGCCGCCATCGCCTTCG ATTATGAGTATTCACTGTGGGGATTGGCTGAAGGAAGCAGTGAGAGATTGAAGGCTAAGCATGAAGTTCACCTCAGGTCTGCGCGTAAATTACAGGAGCTGTGTTTCAAAAATGGAGGAATATATATCAAGCTCGGTCAACATATCGGACAACTG GAATATTTGGTGCCGGAGGAGTATGTACATACAATGAGAGAGTCGATGTTGAATAAATGTCCGGTATCTTCATATGAGCAAGTGTGTGAGGTCATCGAGAAAGAGCTTGGAGATAAGCCGGAGAAA ATATTTTCTGAATTTGATCCTGTTCCAATAGCAAGTGCTTCTCTCGCACAAGTCCATGTCGCTCGCACACATGATGGCAAAAAAGTTGCTGTGAAG GTTCAGCACACTCACATGACAGACACTGCAGCTGCAGACTGTGCTACTGTGGATGTAATTGTGAACACGTTGCACCGGGTATTCCCTTCTTTTGATTACAG GTGGTTGATTGTGGAGATGCGTGAAAGTTTACCCAAG GAACTAGATTTCTTAAACGAAGCCAAGAACAGTGAGAAATGCCTGCATAATTTTCTGAAGCTTTCTCCTCGAATTGCAGCTTATGTATATGCACCAAAGGTGTATTGGAATCTAAGCACCTCAAAGTTGTTGACCATGGAATTTATTGATGGAGCACATGTAAATGATGTCAAGACGCTAAAGAAACTCGGGATCCGACCTGATGAAGTTGCGAGACTG GTCAGTGAAACCTTTGCTGATATGATGTTCAAACATGGGTTTGTGCATTGTGATCCACATGCTGCCAATTTGATAGTTCGTCCTCTACCATCTAGCAGAAGGAGTATTCTAG GCAAGAGAAAACCACAGTTGGTACTTCTAGACCATGGTCTTTATAAAGAACTTGACGATGAGACCAGAACAAACTATGCTGAACTTTGGAAG GGATTAATATTTTCTGATGCTAATGCAATAAAGAAATATAGTGCGAAATTAGGTGCCGGAGAGGATCTGTATGCTTTGTTTGCAGGAATTCTTACTATGAGGCCTTGGAATAGGGTCATTGACACATCCGTTGATCACTTGGTTATACAAGGAAATGACAGTGACCGGTCTGAACTTCAG ATGTATGCCTCTCAGTACTTCCCCCAAATTACAGAGCTTCTAAGGAGGCTGCCACGTGTAATTCTCTTAATGCTGAAAACTAATGATTGTTTACGATCAGTGAGCAACGCTTTG TTGCAGGAACCTTCTCTCGAGACATTCATGATTGTTGGAAGGATTTCTTCTGAAGCCATCATTGAGGCAAAACTACAAAAGAGGTCCATTTTCTCTTGGTTGAGCGCCTGCTTAGATGAAATGCGGTTAGAAGCTCGCCTCTTTATAATGCGAGTAGCCTTGTGGTTTTTGCGACTCAGGAGATTGTCTTGGCAGTTGGCACTGAAATAA